TGGGGCTTTATAGCTTTGCAATGATGTTTTTTGATTTTTCTAAAAATATCAAAGAAAAATTAAAAGCCAAGAAAACTTTTGTAATTTTATCCTTAGCACTAGCTTTGGTGTTTGCATTTATTGCTGGAGGGATGGGTGTATCAGAGCAAATGAATTTAAGTTCATTGCAGCAAGATATCAGCAAAAATTTGGCGGCTTTGATTTTTTCTAAATACCTTTTGGCATTTGAATTTATCGCTGTTTTGTTATTGATTGCCTTGGTATGTGCTATTGTGCTTACTCATAAAGAACTTGGGAAGGAAGAATAATGGAAAAGTATTTTGTTCTTGCATTTATTTTATTTATCATGGGACTTATAGGAATTTTGAAAAGACAAAATTTAATTATGCTTTTTATTTCTAGTGAAATTTTACTCAATGCTGCAAATTTAGCTTTGATTGTTACATCAAAAATGCATGAAAATTTAGATGGACAAGTGTTTGCCCTTTTTATTATGGGTATAGCAGCTTGTGAGATCGCAGTGGGTGTAGCCTTATGTGTGCTTTGGTATAGAAAAACAGGTTCTTTAGAATTTAAGAGTTTAAAAGAGAGGGGAAATTAAAATGCAAAATTTAGCTTTACTTTCTCTTTTTATGCCTTTGCTCGCTTCTTTATTTGCGAGTCTTTTTGCTTTTAGGACGAAAAATATTTTAGTGGGCTATGTTTGTTCTATTTTAGTTGGTGTGAGTATGGTTGCGTCTTTGATTTTGTTGCATAAAAATCAAGAACTCAGCTTAGAGCTTAGCCAATGGATAGGACTTGTGGGTATTTCATTTAGCTTTAAAATTGATGTTATTTCGCTTACCATGATGAGTGTTGTTGGCATTGTGGCAACTTGTGTGCATTTTTATAGTATTTTTTATATGGCGCACGATAAGGGTTTTAATAAATTCTTTGCCTATTTAGGACTTTTTGTATTTTCTATGCTTTTTTTAGTCATGAGTGATAATTTCTTAGGACTTTTTGTGGGCTGGGAAGGCGTAGGGCTTTGTTCTTGGTTGCTTATTGGTTTTTGGTATAAAAATGATAATTATTCTTTTGCAGCAAATGAAGCTTTTATAATGAATAGAATCGCAGACTTAGGTATGCTTTTAGGAATTTTTTGGCTTTATATACAAGCAGGGACTTTAAAATACGATGAGGTTTTTGCTATGGTTCAAAGCTTAGATCATAACGCTTTGATTTTAATCGCAACTTGTTTATTTATCGGTGCTATGGGAAAATCAGCACAGTTTCCTTTTCATACTTGGCTTGCTGATGCTATGGCGGGTCCAACGCCAGTTTCGGCATTAATCCATGCTGCAACTATGGTGACTGCAGGGGTTTATTTGGTTATTCGTGCTGGAGAAATTTATGCTTTGGTGAGCGAGGTTTCTTATTTTATCGCTTTACTTGGAGCTTTTGTGGCTATTTTTGCGGCTTCTATGGCTTTGGTGGCTAGGGATTTAAAACGTATTATTGCCTATTCTACTTTATCACAACTTGGCTATATGTTTGTAGCTGCAGGGCTTGGTGCTTATGGTATAGCTTTGTTTCACTTAGCCACTCACGCCTTTTTTAAATCTTTGCTTTTCTTGGGTGCTGGAAATGTAATGCATGCTATGAATGATAATTTAGATATCAAAAAAATGGGTGGGCTTTTCAAGCCTTTAAAAATTACAGCTATTTTTATGACTATAGGTTCTTTGGCTTTAGCTGGAATTTATCCTTTTGCTGGATTTTTCTCAAAAGATTTAATTTTAGGATATTCTTTCATTTCTTTTCATCATGGTATTTTTTTGGTGCTTTTAATCGCAGCTTTCTTAACTGCTTTTTATAGTTTTAGACTTTTAATGTTGGTGTTTTTTACTCCTGCAAGACATGATTTACATCCGCATGAAGCAAGTAAAATAGCGCTTTTGGCTATGAGTCCTTTGGTGATTTTAGCTGTGATTGCGGGATTTTTTGAGCATAGTTTTTTCAATTATCTTAGTGTTAAATTAGAAGTGATTGATGCGCAAAACACAATCGTTATAATTTGCGCAAGCACAGCAGCGATTTTGGGTGTGATTTTGGCTATTATTGCTTATCATTTTAATTGGTTTAAGCCAAGTATAGAGGAAAATTTCATTTACAAACTTTTGGAAAACGATTATTATATTCCTAAGTTTTATGAGAAATTTTTCATTAAATTTTACGAGCTTTTGTGTTTGATTTTAAAAAAATGCGATATTTACATACTGGATACCTTGGTTAATAAAATAGCAGGTGGCATTTTAGCTTCTTCAAAATTTATAAGCTTAAATGCTAGTCTTTCTTTGATGCTTAGAGCTTTGATTTTTGGTTTTGTGATTTTATCAATTTTGTTGTGGGTGATGTAAGATGTTGAATGTATTGATTTTTTTGCCTTTATTTGTGGCTTTTATTTTATTGGGACTTAAAAATAAAAACACTATTAAATTTTTAAGTCTTATAGCTAGTGCTGTGATTTTGCTTTTAAATTTAGCTTTATTTTTAAAATACACAAAAGGATATGCCTTTGAATATCAACTTCAAAGTGCTACAAATTCTTTATTAAACTATCATATCGGTGTTGATTCTATTGCACTTATTTTAATGTTACTTTGTTCTTTAATGGTATTTTTGTCCTTTTTGTGTTTAAAAATAAGACACAAGGGAATTTTTGTAAGTTTATTTGTTTTAGAATTTGCTATTATGGGGCTTTTTAGCGCTTTAGA
This genomic interval from Campylobacter sp. CCS1377 contains the following:
- a CDS encoding NADH-quinone oxidoreductase subunit J, which codes for MIEQLAFYFFAFLVIVFFSISIISKNVLYALSSLAAAMVLLSSFYFLLDAEFLGVIQIIVYGGAVLGLYSFAMMFFDFSKNIKEKLKAKKTFVILSLALALVFAFIAGGMGVSEQMNLSSLQQDISKNLAALIFSKYLLAFEFIAVLLLIALVCAIVLTHKELGKEE
- the nuoK gene encoding NADH-quinone oxidoreductase subunit NuoK; this translates as MMEKYFVLAFILFIMGLIGILKRQNLIMLFISSEILLNAANLALIVTSKMHENLDGQVFALFIMGIAACEIAVGVALCVLWYRKTGSLEFKSLKERGN
- the nuoL gene encoding NADH-quinone oxidoreductase subunit L — encoded protein: MQNLALLSLFMPLLASLFASLFAFRTKNILVGYVCSILVGVSMVASLILLHKNQELSLELSQWIGLVGISFSFKIDVISLTMMSVVGIVATCVHFYSIFYMAHDKGFNKFFAYLGLFVFSMLFLVMSDNFLGLFVGWEGVGLCSWLLIGFWYKNDNYSFAANEAFIMNRIADLGMLLGIFWLYIQAGTLKYDEVFAMVQSLDHNALILIATCLFIGAMGKSAQFPFHTWLADAMAGPTPVSALIHAATMVTAGVYLVIRAGEIYALVSEVSYFIALLGAFVAIFAASMALVARDLKRIIAYSTLSQLGYMFVAAGLGAYGIALFHLATHAFFKSLLFLGAGNVMHAMNDNLDIKKMGGLFKPLKITAIFMTIGSLALAGIYPFAGFFSKDLILGYSFISFHHGIFLVLLIAAFLTAFYSFRLLMLVFFTPARHDLHPHEASKIALLAMSPLVILAVIAGFFEHSFFNYLSVKLEVIDAQNTIVIICASTAAILGVILAIIAYHFNWFKPSIEENFIYKLLENDYYIPKFYEKFFIKFYELLCLILKKCDIYILDTLVNKIAGGILASSKFISLNASLSLMLRALIFGFVILSILLWVM